The nucleotide window AAAAGATCGTTTCCAGATGTTCATCCTGGAGAATACACAACGTCGCAAGTGAAGGGGTTGAGGTCAGTTTGGGGTTAGTGTTTGATTTCCGTGCCTTGAAGTTCCTCCTGATAGATTTTCCCACACGGGCTCTCTGTCAGGGACACTGACGCCCAAAGCGACACGCACACAAAGTtgccagaggagctcagcaggtcaggcgacatCCACGGAGAGAGAAtaaccagtcgacgtttcgggccgagacccttcatcactgcgaaggaaagggggaggatgccagaataaaatggtggggggaagggaaggaggataggtgaagccaggcgggtgggaaGGGTCAAGGGCTTGggaggatctgataggagaggagagtgcacgatgggagaaagggaaagaggaggggacccagggggaggtgagggtGGGGAATAGAGGATGGTTGGGGGAGGTGTGGATTATTTCACAGGGAGGAGAgatcaatcttcatgccatcagggtggaggttaCCAAGGTGGGATTTGTggtgttgctcccccaccctgagggtggcctcttcttggcacaagaggaggccgtggaccaacgCTGATGTCTAGTTACATTGTTTATCTATTCAGTTCCAGCTTTCAGTCAGCTTTCCACCTCTTTCTTTCCCCATTTCCCTGATTTTCAGGTTTTGATTTTGCTCTGCCTGCCTCTATAATTACCTTGGCTTCTCACATCTGGCTTGTTTCATTCCTCActctgtctcactgtcagagtCACTTCCTCTGCTTACaaccagaatcagctttaatatcactggaatgtgttgtgaaatttgcgtTACGTGGTGACGGtacgtaataataaaaaaaactgtgaattacagtctataaaaaagtgaggcagtgttcatcggttcgatgtccattcagaaatcggatgtcagaggggaagaagctgttcctgaatcgttgagtgtgtgtgtcttcaggctcctgtccctcctccctgatggtagcgatgagaagaaggcatgtcctgggtggtgggggtccttaatgatggatgctgcctttttgaggcatcgatgcttgaagatgtcctggacactacggaggctggtgcccgtgatggagctgactgagttcacaactttccgCATCTTACTTCAATCctttgcagtagccccctccTTTCCGcacccataccagatggcgatgcagccagttagagtgctctccactgTGTCGTCCCTTATCTCTTTGTTTTCCTGTCTCCGGGCATTCCTGCCTAATTatccccactctcctctccttttatcACTTCAATTTGAGTGTGTTCTTTGCGTAAACGCATTAGAAATAACTCTACCGCAAACCAGAGGAAGTCCCATGTTCGGCTTGGGTTCTCTGCAGCAAAACAGTCTAAGCATTAGATTCTCCAATTTCAGGAAATgtgctctccctccatcccttttctccctccttcTAACCAGTTCCTACCCctcctctaccaaaggaggtgtaaggcgctccttccctccgctagcctgcaggtcacccttgggaaaggtgtagcacctgcttagccccccccagTCAGGGTCCCGTGAAGCCAAGGGGGCAGGTGgtgaatatcacaagtcctggttatgtgagcaCTGATGCCgggcagaccatctctgaagagtgttgataatggccaGAAGAAAGCAATTGCAAAACACCCGAAcaaaaaaaatttgccaagaacaatcgtggtcatgggaagaccatgattgcccacgtcatacaacattctaaattggagaaaggccgattttgatagtatcagaaatgatctggcaagtgtgaattaggacaggctgttttctggcaaaggtgtacttggaaagtgggaggccttcggaaacaaaattttgagagtacaaagcttgtaggtgcctgtcagaataaaaggtaaagataacaggagtcagaaccttggttttcaagaggtattgaggccctggttaagagaaaaagggAGTGCATAGCAGGGAGGgcaagcaggaacaaatgaggtgcttgtggAGTATAAGagatgcaagaaaacacttaaagaaatcaggaaggctaaaaggaggaatgaagttgctctagcagacgaggtaaaggagaatccaaagggattctacaggtatgtgaagagcaaacagattgcaagggacaaaactggtcctctggaagaccagaatgggaatccctgtgtggagccaaaacagatgggagagatcttaaattcactctttgcacctgtatttactcaggagacggacgCAGTATCtattgaagtgaggcaaagcagcctcaacttcatggaccctggtcaggttacagaggaggaggtgtttgtcaccctgaggcaaatcagggtggaataatccccagggcctgacaaggtatccccttggaccccatgggaggcaagtgtagaaattgccggggccccttcagagatatttaaatcatccttagtgacaggggtggtaccagaggactggaggatagccaatgttgtaccactgtttaaaaaaggctctaaacataaaccagtaaattacaggccggtgagcctgacatcagttctgggaaagctgttggaaggtattctaagggactggatatataagtacttggatagacatggactgattaaggatagtcagcatggttttgtgtgtggtaggtcacgtctaaccaatcttatagagtttttttagGAAGTTATCAGGAGGGTGGGTGAAGGcgaggcagtggatattgtctacagggactttggtaaggcatttgagaaAGTCCTTCATGGGagatggtcaagaaggttcagtcgttcggcattcagtaaattggattaagAATAGGCTCTGTTGGAGAAGTCagagtagtagatggttgcctctctaactgtaGGCCCGTGTGCGCaggaatcggtgctgggtccattgctgtttgtcatcgatatcaatgatctggatgatagtgtggttaaatggatcagcaaatttgctgatgacaccaagattgggggtgtagtggttggcgaggaaggctatcattgtttgcagagagatctgcatcagctggaaaaatgggctgaaaaatggctgatggagattagtgcagacaagtgcgaggttttgcaaatgacccgaaactttgactgtccacttcccttcaccgatgctgcctggcccactgagttagtccagcagtttgcttgttgccttgattccagcatctgctgcctCGTGTATCTCCAAAAAAGAAATCCCAGGCAATGTGGGTCACCACAGACGGCGTTACGGAAATGCAGATCTATCTTCCCCTCTCAGCCATTCACGAATTGGTTTTAATtggcggcacggtagcgtagcggtgagcacgacgctttacagttccaacaacccaggttcaattcccgccaatgcccgtaaggagtttgtacgttcttcccgtgactgcatgggtttcctctggtgctctggtttcctcccacagcccaaagacataccggttggtaggttaattggtcattgtgaattgttctgtgattaggctagggttaaactgggggctaGAAGGGCTTGTAGGGTCTATTCAATGCTGGATTGATAGATAAGTAAATAAACTTTGCTCCTGACTCCAAAGTACGCTGGGTCAAGTGCAGTTCAGTTCAGTCATTGAGGTACCAAAGTTAAAGGATATCTGGGCACAGGGGCAGGGCAAGCCAGACACAGTGATATTGGACAGTAGAGCAGTCTTGAGAGGCCGAGGCCCATTCCTGCTCCACCTACTGAAGGATTCCTGCACTCTTGGAGACCGTTGGGATGTGATGTTTAGTTCACACTCTCGAGTCTGCAGTGTATGTAAAAGATGCCTTGGTGAAACTACCCACCGACAGTCCAGTACCAcattgttatacagtgacaggcctGTCCCTAACAGGTCCCCCCCCCAAATGTTGTACACTGAGAGAccattagggttgccaactgtcccgtattagccgggacatcccgtatattgggctaaattggtttgtcccatatgggaccgcccttgtcctgtattccccctctaaggtagagcgttcctatgaagccGTTTGtcagccgaaatggtgtaaagcgaagaagcaattaccattaatctatatgggaaaaatttttgagcgttcccagacccaaaaagtaacctaccaaataacacataaaacctaaaataacactaacatgtagtaaaagcaggaatgatatgataaatacacagcttatataaagtagaaataatgtatgtttcacttaacagaatcgggaaggttaagccaaaaccgatttgtagaaaaaaatcggcacgtacacgcatgcgcacgtcacgtatgTGCACGTTATGCACACACACGCAGGTGCCCACGCcgggcttcacggtcatggtagtctttcttggagtGAGCACACGTGTCCCGTAttcgactgctacttttgtccccttatttgggagtgagaaagttggcaaccctagagaCCGTTCCCGCCATCCCCATGAACCCCTGCAAAGCCTGAAGGTTTTTGGAGGGAATCGCTTCGATTGAGATACTCGAGGTACCTCTGTGCGGACTGGTTGGGGACAGCACACGATACCGCCGACTGGATCCGCTCACGCTCCACGCGACTGCTGCAAGTTGATGTTTGACCCACGCCTTTAacacgctgattttttttctctctctacaacCCCACCTTCCACCCCCACCCGCCTTCCCCACCGTCttcctccaccttcctctctgcctccctccaccctcccccctgCTCCCTCCTGCAGGCTTCTATGAGCTCAGCGAGGGCCCGTCCCCCGCGCTCTCCGACTCCTCCGCCTCCATCTTTGCCGAGTGCTTCCCCAGCTTGCATTCTGCTGCGTGCAACTACCCGCGGCTTGGCTTGGCTGACGCTCGCATTAATTATGCAAACGAACGACCCAAATCATTAGGTAGGTGTGAACCCAGGCAACTGCAGAGGAGTGTTGAGGATGTCCCCGTGAGGAACTGTATTAATGCCCAGTAGTGGGAGGACATCTATTGAGGATTCTTTTTTGCAATACTTTCAAAAAAGTTGGTATTAAACCTCAAAacttaaaaattcaaagtaaatttattatcacagtacattgaagtcaccataaactaccctgagattcttttttttttgtgggcattcacattaAATCCAAACATAATGAAAGACCGTGCCCGAGAAGACGGACGGACGGCCAATGTGGAAGAGGCAATAAATTGACCAAatgcagaaagaaaaataataataaatgaataaataatagatatcgagagcatgagatgacgagcccttgaaagtgagtccgtaggctgtgggaacagttcagtgttgagttgagtgaagttatcccctctggttcaggagcctgatggttgaggggtagtcagTGTTCCTGACCCCAGTGGTGTGggggtcctgaggcccctgtatctccttcctaatggtGGCAGTCAGAAGAAAGCATGTTCTGTATGGAAGAAGTCCATTTCTCCTGCTCGCTCGGGGCGTGTATCCCAGATTGCAACTCTCAGTGTAAACCAAACTTTCCTTCCCACTCCTAACTTAACTTCAGTGAGTGTGGAGTCCCGGAGACCCaccgcacaggaacaggcccttcggtctacCAACCCTGCACCGGCCAATAGCACACACTTCCACTCGTCTCCTAGTTCCCCCTCAACATCCcatccactccccacacccccgaCTCCACCAATCACCTACACACCAGGATCAATCCACAGTGGCTAATTATCAACCTGCTCGACCTTGGGACGTGGGAGGAGCCAGTGCACCCATGGGAAACCGGAGGCGgaccacagggagaacgtgcaaactccacgcagagaGCGCCGGAGGTCAGGGTCGGACCCTGGACCCTGGTCGGGCTACTGCGGCATTGCCTTAAATCGTTCCCAACCCATCCAATATCTTATAGTGAAtggctctccctcaccctcctacAGAATTGATCAAATGCTGGGTTTCGACTCCAAACATTGGCAGGTCCTGCCCCCACCCCATCGCTCGATCTGCTGACTTCCACCAGCAGATGGTTTGCTGCTTCAGATATCTGCCGTCTCTTTTGTCTGTACCTATTAACTCTTGTTACTTACTTATTGATCATTAcgttgctggtgtttagggcagcagtgaagatcctccatctctggtggtgttcagggcttccttcatcgtgtcagtagcttcctctcggttttcaccactgtcggtcgtgcaagtcccgggtggagactcaggaatatcgacacactcagatgtagaagggttcttcactgttgtttccgtaacaattttgtttgcccagttagggttgttagccctgagttgaacctggaggaccggtggaccactcttagtctggcctctactctttgacctgtttggcatgggtgaccctaccaagagccaaagcataaagccctgactccagccaacacagctctccgggtcactgaggcacgcaagcctccaaaccccacgACAAGATGGTGGACCTCTTGGAGGTCACCCTTGCTAGATCGACCTCATATAGACACCAGAGCCTGGTGGACAGGAGCCCGTGCGATGCTCATAgacttacagcacagaaacagacctttctgcCCATCTCCATCGTGCTGACCACCAAGTACCCATTTACCAGAATGTGGcggaatgccttctatgccttggCAATCCAAGGGTTCATCGTGGGAGTGTCTCCGTCCATCACACTTTCAGGCACTGGGTTCCAAATTCCACCCACCGTCAGCCTCAAATCCCCACGAACACTCTGCCCCTTACCATAAATCTTTGCCCTGTGGTGAAAGTCACTTCTGCAGTGGAGAAAAGTTGGCCGCATGGTTACGGCGTTGGACTTGAAATCCAGAGGCGATCCCCCACATGGGTCCGAGCCCTGCTCGCAGAGCTCGCAGCACGACCAAGGACATTTTggggtgtagtggttagtgtaaccgggttcaattcctagCGCCGTCTGTAAGGAACTGGTATGTTCTTCTCTgttaccatgtgggtttcctccgggtgctctggtttcctcccacagtccaaagacgtacaagttagCAGGTTAAAGGTCACATGGCTGCTTGGGATCAGTCGGCCaggagggcctgttaccatgccgcATCTCGAAATAAATAAACTTACTCCCCTCTGGTCTATTCCCCTCACAATCTTCTCTCTTTCAACCTTCTCTGCTTCAAGGAaaatggggcagcacggtagcgtagtggtcagcacagcgTTTTTCAGTACAGGAGatacgggttcaattcccgccgttgcctgtaaggatttcgtgtgttctccccgtgaccgtgtgggtttcctccatgtgctctggtttcctcccacagtccaaaggcgtaccggttggtaggttaattgatcattgtaaattgtcccgtgattaggctggggttaagttgGGGGGTTGTTggacagcacagctcaaagggccggaagggctatttcatactgtatctcaataaattcatGAATAAGTAAAACAGGCCAAACCCGGGCTACTGTATCTTCCTTGGGACACCTGATCCCAGCAACGTCCTCGGGAATCTCCTCTGCAGAGTAACCGCGCCCTTGCTACGCTGAGGTGGCCTCAACGCCACACAGTCGTCTGGGTAGTCAGACACCCATTGGCAGGAGACGTACCACTGTGGACTAACTTGGTTGCCTCCTCAGTCAACTCCTGCTTTGTTTGAGGCCCTGTGTCAGGAGGTTCACTGCGATTCAAACTCGGGATCACGAGGAGACTGTTCCGTCTTTCGTTACATGAGATTGTGGTTGGTGGCACCGTATCTCCTTGGAGCCTCTACCCAGAACAAGTCCAGTAACATTTGGATCTAATTCACTGCTAGTGGATGTTATGATGACATATGACTCACCAGCGCTATGTGCACGGCTTGTGGCTCGTTTACTAATACTGAAGgagtgtaagaccataagatataagaacagaagtaggccaattggcccatcgagtctgccccaccctTCAATCACGGGTAACTCTACTCCCACTCCATCAGCACTAGGGTGTCAAATCCCGATGCTATAACACCCCCCCCGAGGAGTATTACTTGGTGTCCAGTTTGTTCTGTCCCTGTTCTGGTACATTTGTTGGGACAGtttagagggagcttcattcagGGTCGAGATTGTACTGTCCTTgtctggggagtgtgtgatgggacagtgtagagggagtttcactctgtatctaacccgtgctgtccctgccctgggagtgtgtgatgggacagtgtagagggagcttcactctgtatctaacccgtgctgtccctgtcctgggaatgtgtgatgggacagtgtagagggagcttcactctgtatctaagatgggacaatgtagagggagcttcactctgtatctaacctgtgctgtccctgtcctgggagtgtgtgatgggacagtgtagagggagcttcactctgtatctaacctgtgctgtccctgtcctgggagtgtgtgatgggacggtgtagagggagcttcactctgtatctaacccgtgctgcccctgccctgggagtgtgtgatgggacagtgtagagggagcttcactctgtatctaacccgtgctgcccctgccctgggagtgatGACTCACACTGCACTCTAACATGGAGTATTGATTATTTTTTCCAGCCGAGCCTCTGCACACAGACCAGGAGGAGAGCCTGAGCTATGCCGACAGCGACTACGTCTCCTCGGTGCCCCGCTCCTTCTCGGTGCCCCACTCGGAGTCACTGGAAGCTCTGGCGGACATGCGGTCGAAGCACCCGTCGGACCTGATGACCCGCGACAACCTGGAGCTCTTCACCTACCCTGGCCCCCTCCACGCCATGGCCGTACAGAGCCCCCTCCTTGGCCAAGCCCTGCGGGCAAGCAGCGAGGACAAGCCCTTCTCACCCACCTCCTTCCTGGGCGCCTACAAGCTGGACGGTGACGGCGAGCTGTTCTTCGGCTCCGAGGCCGAGCTGGCCCAAGGCCTGGAGGCCGTGCAGTCAAAGAGGCTGGAGAATTACATCACCGGCCTGGTCCACAAGAGGGTCTACCCGGTCCGCTCGAACAAGCCGAGGACGAGCCTCGCGGCGGACCCCACCAAGGGCCTGATTCGCCAAAGCAGCCTGTGCCAGAGGAACACCGAGTCCGCCAGCCCTCAGAGTCCCAGCTGCGAGCAGGTGTACCCCTCGTCCGAGAGGGGGAAGATCTCCAGTTCCCACAGCTTCGACGGCAGCCTGCCCACCGCAAGGTACAGGCCCCAGTGGAGCACAGGTGGGGACCAGTCGTCGGCCAAGAAAAATCTCCCCAGCTGCCAGGCCTCAGACAGCTTCGCCGGTGCCGCCCAGAAGCCAAAGGGCACGGAGGAGGCCCAGCACTCCCAGAGCCTGAGGAAACAGGTCAGGCTCATGACGAATACTCCACCCATGAGACCAACCTCCCTGGAGTACCACGACTTGAATTACCACCCGGCCATGCGGGCATCACCTCAGGAGAGCTACTACCAGAACGTGTACTCACTGGACGACGGGTCCCGGGCCTTTGCACCCACTCGGGCCAACTCAGTGGAAGTCCAGTCACCACCTTTCGAGCAACGCATCGCCGCTGGGCCTGAGGTCCGAGAGAAGAGGTCGCCCATCCGGGGACTCGACGACGGGGCCTACCAGATGGTCAACGCGCAGTACATACCGGCCAAGCAGCCATACCGAGGGCAAGGGGGAGGGCCGGGGGGCCGGGCCAAGGCCGCCATGCTCAGCAAGTGCCGCTCGGCCGACATGTCGCCCGAGGCGGTCCCCCCCGGCTTCAGGGAGAAGGG belongs to Mobula hypostoma chromosome 10, sMobHyp1.1, whole genome shotgun sequence and includes:
- the LOC134352629 gene encoding dapper 1-like isoform X1, whose amino-acid sequence is MLSGLSLPVNLDRSRNKERLEASLAGLLELQFLRQRQEFLVKEALQIAGNRREQDPLVLNWDLNGGDTFYPGGCLRETEANSLRRHLNGLRRQELAFLSPLQQLERQVSDLRLDASQTPGGEPEIDSRPSSGFYELSEGPSPALSDSSASIFAECFPSLHSAACNYPRLGLADARINYANERPKSLAEPLHTDQEESLSYADSDYVSSVPRSFSVPHSESLEALADMRSKHPSDLMTRDNLELFTYPGPLHAMAVQSPLLGQALRASSEDKPFSPTSFLGAYKLDGDGELFFGSEAELAQGLEAVQSKRLENYITGLVHKRVYPVRSNKPRTSLAADPTKGLIRQSSLCQRNTESASPQSPSCEQVYPSSERGKISSSHSFDGSLPTARYRPQWSTGGDQSSAKKNLPSCQASDSFAGAAQKPKGTEEAQHSQSLRKQVRLMTNTPPMRPTSLEYHDLNYHPAMRASPQESYYQNVYSLDDGSRAFAPTRANSVEVQSPPFEQRIAAGPEVREKRSPIRGLDDGAYQMVNAQYIPAKQPYRGQGGGPGGRAKAAMLSKCRSADMSPEAVPPGFREKGKAPGKKCRFSEEAEAARRNGRKPSPRAKKTCRSNSENSLLHRQSSAGGKYNTVERDEGRSLRSRRHPSGGGSGGYRRWRSTAEISQEEVAVAAAEPYAPGEGQRRLRRYQKVAGHQAGSDLEDRAPPEDEGPGPRAYGAHGGFGDSESSLSEVESPAFSTCSSETDDEGGGLVWPQQMAPQAAGRNAAQPKVFVKIKASHALKKKILRFRTGSLKVMTTV
- the LOC134352629 gene encoding dapper 1-like isoform X2 yields the protein MLSGLSLPVNLDRSRNKERLEASLAGLLELQFLRQRQEFLVKEALQIAGNRREQDPLVLNWDLNGGDTFYPGGCLRETEANSLRRHLNGLRRQELAFLSPLQQLERQVSDLRLDASQTPGGEPEIDSRPSSAEPLHTDQEESLSYADSDYVSSVPRSFSVPHSESLEALADMRSKHPSDLMTRDNLELFTYPGPLHAMAVQSPLLGQALRASSEDKPFSPTSFLGAYKLDGDGELFFGSEAELAQGLEAVQSKRLENYITGLVHKRVYPVRSNKPRTSLAADPTKGLIRQSSLCQRNTESASPQSPSCEQVYPSSERGKISSSHSFDGSLPTARYRPQWSTGGDQSSAKKNLPSCQASDSFAGAAQKPKGTEEAQHSQSLRKQVRLMTNTPPMRPTSLEYHDLNYHPAMRASPQESYYQNVYSLDDGSRAFAPTRANSVEVQSPPFEQRIAAGPEVREKRSPIRGLDDGAYQMVNAQYIPAKQPYRGQGGGPGGRAKAAMLSKCRSADMSPEAVPPGFREKGKAPGKKCRFSEEAEAARRNGRKPSPRAKKTCRSNSENSLLHRQSSAGGKYNTVERDEGRSLRSRRHPSGGGSGGYRRWRSTAEISQEEVAVAAAEPYAPGEGQRRLRRYQKVAGHQAGSDLEDRAPPEDEGPGPRAYGAHGGFGDSESSLSEVESPAFSTCSSETDDEGGGLVWPQQMAPQAAGRNAAQPKVFVKIKASHALKKKILRFRTGSLKVMTTV